The genomic stretch ATTGCACGATCGGTTCGACCTTACACGCACCTCATCCAATTCTCAAGTCCGATCTTGCAAGAGCTGCGACCGATCTCTTTGGATATGCGACCAAGCGGgaagatgaggaggaggaaccTACAAGTCTTTTTGATGAAGACGACAAGTTTCTCAACAACAGGTAGGCGaatgttaataacattttcatgttttcttttataattatcaccttgtattttattttaatttttattttccaaacgagaaaaatatagatgTGTTATTCATTTATGATCGATCGTCTTAATTGGATTCGCATTTTTATTTAGTTCCAGTTTAGCGAAATCGAACTCGCTCTTCGCATACAACGACAAGATACATAGTGTTTTAACGAGGCATCGAAGTCCGACGATGATGAACGAGAAGAAGCCTAGCGAGGCTGTTTTAAACACGCATGCGTACAAGTCTGAAATTCAGGTACCTGCAACTCAGACTATGACTAATTTGGATATTAGGTTGGGTGAAGAGAAGATAGACGATGTTATGGAAGACACAGTAAATAAGCAGGAAGATATTTGTGTATCATTAGAAATATCTACGAAGGACTCGCAGGTAAATTTAATAAACTGAATGGtgaaagtattaaaataataaaattttacatagaaatgaaaacaattgttttcatttctatgtaaaaaatttacaaaaggaaaataattaagaaatactttttgaaattattctttttaaaattaataatggaaatattttgttaatgcAGGCTGACTCtcgaatgaagaaagaaacttCTTTAACAAAGGATTCAAATGATCCTCCCTCTCCAACAACTGCACAATGGGGCAGAGCCGTAGCAGAAGTAAAAGAACACGCTGTGGCGAAGCTGCAGGAGGAGTTGAAGAGAGCTCACGAGgaattgaaattgaaggatGAAGAGGTGGCAAGGCTCTCGAGGATTCGACAGGACGTTGAGGCCGAGCTGGAAGAACTCACCGCCAGTCTATTTCAAGTACGTCGTATCGAGAATCGAGATATGgagattaaaagagaaaaagggggagagagagagagaaaaggatatgaAATCGAGCTCGAaggataattcatttttaggAAGCGCACAATATGGTGCGTGAAGCGAACGTGCGGCAAGCGACGGCAGAACGTCTTCTGGAGGAGAGTCGAATGAAAGCCGAGGTCCTAGCGGCTGAAGTGACGGCCTTAAAGACTTTGGTCTTGACTTCGACTCCAGCCAGGCCAAATCCACATTTGCATCCTCAGATTGACACGAGATGTCGTTTGAATTCGGGTGATGAGTGTCAGCAAGGTCTTTTTGCTAAGAAACATCGAAGgtataattcttttatgatTATCATATCGATagcgtaataaataaattatggaGAAgcgaattatattaaaatttattgaactTTTTATACAAGGTCGCCTTCGCACTTCAATCTTAAATATGGCCGAGAGAACTCACCACCGGAATCTCCTGTGAAGGAACAGAGGCCATCCTTACCAAGTGATAGGGAAGCCTTGGCTAGGGATTGGAAGAAAGATcgtgaaaaagatagagacaaaGAGTGTAAGGATCTAGGATTGGAGGTAGATCCTAGAGTTCATACAGAATTTCTCAGGTGGAAAGCAAATCCGTGTGTCGATAAGAGCGATCCATTTGTTGCCAGAGTGTTCAAAGAAGATATCGACCTATGTTTGGACTTTCCTAATAAAGAACTCGGTTCGAGGGTCCGACAGGCTGTTCTCGATggaatcatttttatcgaggCTGTCAGTGATAAAACCAAACTTGCCTTTCctaagtaaattttttttatttcatcgatcTATAGTTTTCTGATTCTtttggaaattattttattttatttgtcattgtttttttaGAAAGTGTGCTCTTCTCGAAGCACCACGACAATGTCACTATCGTATGAGACTGGGTGATCAGGAGAATCAATGGTACTGTATCTCTCAAATTTGTCGCAACCGAGTGAGTGTCAtctattttatgaaaaatagttagattttatatatcgtaaaatattatataatcgaCGATGTTTCTTTTAATGTTTAGATCATAGCAGTCTGTGATTTTCTCAATTATCTACGTTACGTAGAACGAGGTCTTGTTAAAAGTTCGGGTAAGTTACATGATAAATTTATgatcatattttattgtatccTGATAGTTTTATGagaattgtaattattcttaggCTCAGGTACGATAGgctgtaataaattttttgtttctgttaaAGTACACGATGTATATTGGGAGATTACAAGATTACGAAAGGAAATGGTGTTCGCTCGTCTGGGTTTAGTGCTTTCATCTTGAAGCTTTTTTCTGGTGGATTTCATCTAGTCTGG from Vespa crabro chromosome 6, iyVesCrab1.2, whole genome shotgun sequence encodes the following:
- the LOC124424608 gene encoding guanine nucleotide exchange factor for Rab-3A-like; protein product: MKAVQEQQQPESMESNESVSASSNEYAYRPLTTKHRRAGSTGTTGDEEYTTDEDELYPDEADCTIGSTLHAPHPILKSDLARAATDLFGYATKREDEEEEPTSLFDEDDKFLNNSSSLAKSNSLFAYNDKIHSVLTRHRSPTMMNEKKPSEAVLNTHAYKSEIQVPATQTMTNLDIRLGEEKIDDVMEDTVNKQEDICVSLEISTKDSQADSRMKKETSLTKDSNDPPSPTTAQWGRAVAEVKEHAVAKLQEELKRAHEELKLKDEEVARLSRIRQDVEAELEELTASLFQEAHNMVREANVRQATAERLLEESRMKAEVLAAEVTALKTLVLTSTPARPNPHLHPQIDTRCRLNSGDECQQGLFAKKHRRSPSHFNLKYGRENSPPESPVKEQRPSLPSDREALARDWKKDREKDRDKECKDLGLEVDPRVHTEFLRWKANPCVDKSDPFVARVFKEDIDLCLDFPNKELGSRVRQAVLDGIIFIEAVSDKTKLAFPKKCALLEAPRQCHYRMRLGDQENQWYCISQICRNRIIAVCDFLNYLRYVERGLVKSSVHDVYWEITRLRKEMVFARLGLVLSS